In the Solanum pennellii chromosome 5, SPENNV200 genome, one interval contains:
- the LOC114077192 gene encoding uncharacterized protein LOC114077192, whose protein sequence is MNSQNREKQKLRHRMGPMNFARVRVALRAAKDNNEEPSKPEIFIATRTKTGKEIQADNQVAIAEFENRQNFGETAGGAFSAVFGKEQPGRVRCYGSSVTTSYLKKDEEINNLKQKHADEITSLKEELREEMRHLFTQLLQNSPGLNFQDIPGCVGSNLSSPIDASSAQAVRGTNLPFSSGSAQDSVLQKAKNGVVGATDTEKAELASYHLKDVAQTWCKMWQDRRALGGVPVIWELYATSLVSNCTDEMSRFLVGITKDLEEKCRSAMLHNNMDLSKSMVQVQNNVGLRKQRRFKKGQQSSRNSNFKRSTTPIGRRPEPKKGNGVPVVKEFQEVLPADLPRVAPLREIHFDIDIDPDTKQISIPLY, encoded by the exons ATGAATTCTCAAAACAGGGAAAAACAAAAGTTGAGGCATCGAATGGGACCTATGAATTTTGCTAGAGTACGCGTCGCATTG CGTGCAGCCAAAGACAACAACGAAGAACCATCAAAGCCTGAAATATTTATTGCAACTCGTACCAAGACGGGAAAGGAAATCCAGGCTGATAATCAAGTTGCAATA gCGGAATTTGAAAATCGCCAAAATTTTGGGGAAACAGCTGGTGGTGCATTTAGCGCAGTGTTTGGAAAGGAGCAGCCTGGTCGAGTTAGGTGCTATGGTAGTTCAGTGACAACAAGTTATTTGAAGAAAGATGAGGAAATTAACAATCTAAAACAAAAGCATGCCGATGAAATCACTTCTCTAAAGGAAGAATTGAGAGAAGAAATGCGACATTTATTCACTCAATTGCTGCAAAACAGCCCTGGATTGAATTTTCAAGATATACCAGGGTGTGTTGGATCTAACCTTTCTTCACCTATTGATGCAAGTAGTGCACAAGCTGTAAGAGGCACAAATCTTCCATTTTCTTCGGGGTCAGCTCAAGATTCGgttcttcaaaag GCCAAAAATGGTGTAGtgggggccacagatactgagaaagcagagttggcttcctatcatCTTAaagatgttgcacagacttggtgcaagatgtggcaggatagaCGAGCTTTGGGTGGAGTTCCAGTAATttgggagct gtatgctacttctcTTGTATCTAACTGCacggatgagatgagcaggttcctcgtAGGGATCACCAAAGATTTGGAGGAGAAGTGTCGATCTGCAATGCTCCAcaataacatggacctctccaaGTCGATGGTGCAGGTCCA GAATAACGTTGGCCTCCGTAAGCAGCGCAGATTTAaaaaggggcaacagagttcaCGGAACTCTAACTTTaagaggagtacaacacctatAGGACGCAGACCTgagcccaagaagggcaatggag TGCCTGTAGTTAAAGAGTTCCAAGAGGTATTGCCTGCTGATTTACCAAGAGTTGCTCCCCTTCGAGAGATTCACTTTGATATCGATATAGATCCCGATACAAAACAAATTTCAATTCCACTTTAttga